Proteins encoded within one genomic window of Dyadobacter chenhuakuii:
- a CDS encoding M1 family metallopeptidase — MKFNFIVLAMTAISLQVSAQSDRWQQRVKYQMEVDFDAAKHQYKGKQKLIYSNNSPDTLHKVFYHLYLNAFQPGSQMDVRSRTISDPDPRVKDRISKLTPSEIGYEKVLSLKHNGKAVKYEVVGTILEVTLKEKILPKTQHTFEMDFEAQVPIQIRRTGRDNAEGIDYSMAQWYPKMSEYDYEGWHANPYIAREFYGVWGDFDVKLTIDASYVVAASGYLQNPDKIGHGYTQKEVKHKPGDKLTWHFIAPEVHDFMWAADRDYKHDVIKVDDNLDMHFFYQTDTLANVWKEMEPLAVRCFKIMNEKFGRYPYKQYSVIQGGDGGMEYAMATLITGRQNLGGLVSVTVHESIHSWFQQILGTNESKYAWMDEGFTSYAQNIVMAELFPSRLDAQRGSTAGYRNLVKSGLEEPLTTHADHFNTNRAYSTASYAKGAVFLNQLGYIIGSQKLESGMKRYYNEWKFKHPNPNDLKRIMEKESGLELDWYWEDFVGTTKTIDYGIKEVVSNAAKTTVVLEKIGQMPMPLDVVVSYKDGSQENFNIPLELMRGEKSEAMYSKTTLLNDWGWTYPEYSFTIDRNLADIERIVIDPSQRMADINPDNNSYPSISKELPRFKADKVVK, encoded by the coding sequence GGAAAGCAAAAGCTGATTTACAGCAATAATTCCCCGGACACGCTGCACAAGGTCTTTTACCACTTGTACCTGAATGCATTCCAGCCAGGCAGCCAGATGGACGTTCGCTCCCGCACCATCAGCGACCCGGACCCACGTGTAAAAGACCGTATCTCCAAATTAACCCCTTCTGAAATTGGCTACGAAAAAGTGCTTTCGTTGAAGCATAATGGTAAGGCTGTAAAATATGAAGTGGTTGGGACGATCCTGGAAGTGACATTGAAAGAAAAGATCCTCCCTAAAACGCAGCATACATTTGAGATGGACTTCGAAGCACAAGTCCCGATTCAGATCCGCCGCACTGGCCGCGACAACGCGGAAGGCATCGATTATTCGATGGCGCAATGGTATCCCAAAATGAGTGAGTATGACTACGAAGGCTGGCATGCGAATCCTTATATAGCCAGGGAATTTTATGGCGTCTGGGGTGATTTTGATGTGAAACTGACCATTGATGCTTCTTATGTCGTGGCGGCGAGTGGTTACCTGCAAAATCCGGATAAAATTGGCCACGGCTACACGCAGAAAGAGGTGAAACACAAGCCCGGCGACAAATTAACCTGGCATTTCATCGCACCCGAAGTCCATGATTTCATGTGGGCAGCCGATCGTGATTACAAGCATGATGTCATCAAAGTGGATGATAATCTGGATATGCATTTCTTTTATCAAACAGATACATTAGCCAATGTCTGGAAAGAAATGGAACCGCTTGCTGTGCGTTGTTTCAAGATTATGAATGAGAAATTCGGACGCTATCCTTACAAGCAGTATTCGGTAATTCAGGGTGGTGATGGCGGAATGGAGTATGCCATGGCAACATTGATTACCGGGCGTCAGAATCTGGGCGGATTGGTAAGTGTAACGGTTCATGAATCCATTCACAGCTGGTTTCAGCAGATATTAGGCACAAACGAATCCAAATATGCGTGGATGGACGAAGGTTTTACCAGCTATGCGCAGAATATTGTCATGGCTGAATTGTTTCCTTCAAGACTGGATGCCCAGCGGGGAAGCACCGCGGGTTATCGCAATCTCGTGAAGTCAGGTCTGGAAGAACCATTGACCACACATGCCGATCATTTCAACACAAATCGCGCATATAGCACGGCCAGTTATGCCAAGGGCGCAGTTTTCCTTAATCAGCTTGGCTACATTATCGGCAGCCAGAAGTTGGAAAGCGGCATGAAACGCTATTATAACGAGTGGAAATTCAAGCATCCTAACCCCAATGATCTGAAACGGATCATGGAAAAGGAATCGGGTCTTGAACTGGATTGGTACTGGGAAGATTTTGTAGGAACAACCAAAACCATCGATTATGGCATTAAAGAGGTTGTATCCAATGCAGCTAAAACAACTGTTGTTTTGGAAAAAATAGGCCAGATGCCTATGCCATTGGATGTTGTGGTAAGTTATAAAGACGGAAGTCAGGAGAACTTCAACATTCCCCTGGAACTCATGCGCGGAGAAAAATCCGAAGCAATGTATTCCAAAACCACATTACTGAATGATTGGGGTTGGACTTATCCGGAATATTCATTTACGATCGACAGAAATCTTGCTGACATTGAAAGGATCGTCATAGATCCAAGTCAGCGAATGGCGGACATTAATCCGGATAATAACTCCTATCCGTCTATATCGAAAGAATTGCCGCGGTTCAAAGCTGATAAAGTCGTAAAGTGA
- a CDS encoding DUF5686 and carboxypeptidase regulatory-like domain-containing protein, with amino-acid sequence MRVALLLIILCIGLQSQLIAGGIKGRISNAKGEALSYAGIAVKGTSNGTMANEEGEYEFTLLPGSYEIIFQFLGFKSVSKNVTVGNDFTELNVVLEEQALNLREATIGKGKEDPAYSIMRRAIAKARFHQLQLRGYTAKVYSRSTALPTKIPYLVEKRLKKEGVQEGKAILNESVAEIKYRRPASYTQKIISTRNSLDNSIPSPNEYILASLYSPEIAGTISPLSPRAFAYYRFEYEGYFEDQGQLVNKIKVIPRAYGEGVFKGSLFILEDRWAIHSYDLQTTTSGLNISAKQIFSPVQNVWIPVNQQFRINGSYLGFAGEFKYLVSLTYQKLDIDPGLKEDIVIADHKKEDVKEANRKENLEKLIREQKQFSTKDFRKLTKEYEKEQKKERKMEGGSDRLVRQDSIIIDSMANKRDTTYWQALRPIPLTKSEVTSYVLQDSIKVVKDAIREKRKPDSLAFRPLHLITGNTYALGNRRTFYFKSPILSISYNTVEGNAINFLTEWEKKWGKSYRFSVSPLVRYSFGRKRVYGNLTTNIGNDKWNLMLSGGEMASQINNNNPIPALPNSIAARFFDRNFMKLYQKQYGRAEFSLRNIADVFSLNAGLEFEHRKELFNQESARPIFFWSQYYYTPNRPENRELQNTGFAIHNATILDLTATVRPWRRYLIRNGEKRYLRSKGPSFSLNYKTGLGFVGDVDYSMLQGNIRQNLSLGPRSNLEYYVNGGGFLSTKQMYFPDYRHFMGNEFFFQYAYPPDQFRMLQYYRYSTSSWFFQANATWTSQRFALTRIEALRVTGISETLQLHYLRVPTIRNYTEAVYGIDDILRIIRLEAVAQFHGSHFKGMGWRVGTSIKFGR; translated from the coding sequence ATGCGTGTTGCGTTGCTCCTGATCATATTATGTATTGGCTTACAGTCGCAGTTAATCGCAGGCGGGATAAAAGGCCGCATCTCTAATGCAAAAGGAGAAGCACTTTCCTATGCCGGCATTGCCGTAAAAGGCACGAGCAACGGAACCATGGCCAATGAAGAAGGTGAATACGAATTCACCTTATTACCAGGAAGTTACGAGATCATATTTCAGTTTTTGGGATTCAAAAGTGTCTCAAAAAATGTAACAGTCGGCAACGACTTTACAGAACTAAATGTAGTTCTCGAAGAACAGGCGCTTAACCTACGTGAAGCGACTATCGGAAAGGGCAAGGAAGATCCTGCATATAGCATTATGCGGCGGGCTATCGCCAAGGCGCGTTTTCATCAGCTACAACTACGCGGCTATACGGCAAAAGTTTATTCCAGAAGCACCGCACTGCCCACAAAAATTCCATATCTGGTAGAAAAAAGATTAAAAAAAGAGGGCGTTCAGGAAGGAAAAGCAATTCTTAATGAGAGTGTTGCTGAAATAAAATACCGCCGGCCGGCTAGTTATACGCAAAAGATTATTTCGACACGAAACAGTCTGGATAACAGCATTCCCTCTCCCAACGAATATATTTTAGCAAGCCTTTACAGTCCGGAAATAGCCGGAACCATCTCCCCGCTCTCTCCTAGGGCATTTGCCTATTATCGATTTGAATATGAAGGTTATTTTGAAGATCAGGGCCAATTGGTCAACAAAATAAAAGTGATTCCACGTGCTTATGGGGAAGGTGTTTTTAAGGGAAGCCTGTTCATTTTGGAAGATCGCTGGGCCATTCACAGCTATGATTTGCAAACCACTACAAGCGGACTGAACATTTCTGCCAAACAGATTTTCAGCCCGGTTCAGAATGTGTGGATTCCTGTGAATCAGCAGTTTCGCATTAATGGAAGTTATTTGGGCTTTGCAGGAGAATTCAAATATCTGGTTTCCCTGACTTACCAGAAACTGGATATCGATCCGGGCCTGAAAGAAGACATTGTCATTGCAGATCACAAAAAGGAAGATGTGAAGGAGGCAAACCGGAAGGAAAATCTTGAAAAATTGATCCGTGAACAGAAGCAATTCTCGACCAAGGATTTCCGAAAACTCACCAAGGAATACGAGAAAGAGCAGAAAAAAGAACGCAAAATGGAGGGCGGCAGCGATCGGCTGGTGCGCCAGGATTCGATTATTATCGACTCTATGGCTAACAAACGCGACACCACTTATTGGCAAGCACTCCGCCCTATCCCACTGACAAAATCGGAAGTGACCAGTTATGTGCTGCAAGACAGCATTAAGGTGGTAAAAGATGCGATTCGCGAAAAAAGAAAGCCCGACTCGCTGGCATTCAGGCCGCTGCACTTGATTACAGGTAATACTTATGCGCTGGGCAACAGGCGAACGTTCTATTTCAAAAGCCCGATCCTGTCCATCAGTTACAACACAGTCGAAGGAAATGCTATCAACTTTCTTACTGAATGGGAAAAGAAATGGGGCAAGTCATACCGCTTCAGTGTTAGCCCGCTCGTGCGCTATTCTTTCGGACGCAAAAGGGTTTATGGAAACCTGACAACCAACATTGGCAATGACAAATGGAATCTGATGCTATCCGGTGGAGAAATGGCCAGTCAGATCAACAATAACAACCCCATTCCTGCCCTTCCCAACAGCATTGCGGCCAGGTTTTTTGACAGGAATTTTATGAAGCTGTATCAAAAACAATATGGCCGGGCCGAGTTTTCACTACGCAACATTGCTGATGTTTTTAGTCTGAATGCAGGATTAGAATTTGAGCACAGAAAAGAGCTTTTCAACCAGGAAAGTGCACGTCCTATTTTCTTCTGGAGCCAATATTATTACACTCCCAACCGCCCCGAAAACAGGGAATTGCAAAACACCGGCTTCGCTATACACAATGCAACCATTCTGGACCTAACCGCAACCGTGCGTCCGTGGCGGCGTTACCTGATCAGGAATGGTGAAAAACGATATTTAAGAAGCAAAGGACCATCATTTAGTCTTAATTACAAAACTGGTCTTGGATTTGTGGGTGATGTGGATTACTCCATGTTACAGGGAAACATTCGCCAGAATTTGAGCCTGGGACCGCGGAGTAATCTTGAATATTATGTAAATGGCGGCGGTTTTTTGAGTACAAAACAAATGTATTTCCCCGATTACCGTCACTTCATGGGAAATGAGTTCTTTTTCCAATATGCCTATCCGCCCGACCAGTTCCGGATGCTGCAATATTATCGTTACAGCACGTCATCCTGGTTTTTTCAGGCGAATGCCACCTGGACTTCGCAGCGATTTGCACTTACTCGCATCGAAGCACTTCGTGTCACAGGCATCTCGGAAACGCTGCAATTGCATTATCTGAGAGTGCCAACAATCCGCAATTACACCGAGGCGGTTTATGGAATTGATGACATCCTTCGCATTATTCGCCTGGAAGCCGTCGCCCAGTTCCACGGCAGCCATTTCAAGGGAATGGGTTGGCGCGTGGGGACTTCCATTAAGTTTGGACGATAA
- a CDS encoding DsbA family oxidoreductase: protein MKVEIWSDVMCPFCYIGKRKFEKALEQFPQKDKIQVEWKSFQLNPAMKTEPGKSINDYLAEVKGWTPDYAAQMNDHVSSIAAEVGLEYNMDKAVVANSFDAHRFVQYAKTKGKGDDAEEQLFKAYFTDGKNTADHATLLDLGTQIGLDTEELKSVLDGSKFSDEVRKDVYEAQQVGARGVPFFVLDRKYAVSGAQQPETFLRALEKSFSEWEKTNPEPLVSLADGANCTVDGQCD, encoded by the coding sequence ATGAAAGTTGAAATATGGAGTGACGTAATGTGCCCTTTTTGTTATATCGGCAAAAGGAAATTTGAAAAAGCACTTGAACAATTCCCTCAAAAGGATAAGATCCAGGTTGAATGGAAAAGTTTTCAGCTCAATCCGGCTATGAAAACGGAGCCGGGAAAAAGCATCAACGATTATCTGGCGGAGGTGAAAGGCTGGACGCCGGATTATGCGGCGCAGATGAATGACCATGTGAGTTCGATTGCCGCTGAGGTGGGATTGGAGTACAATATGGACAAAGCTGTGGTTGCAAATTCCTTCGATGCGCATCGTTTTGTCCAGTATGCAAAAACAAAAGGCAAGGGCGACGACGCAGAAGAGCAGTTATTTAAAGCTTATTTTACGGATGGCAAGAACACCGCAGATCATGCAACATTGCTTGATTTGGGAACTCAAATTGGACTTGATACGGAAGAATTGAAATCTGTCCTGGACGGGTCAAAATTCAGTGATGAGGTTCGAAAAGATGTTTACGAAGCACAGCAAGTTGGCGCACGCGGCGTCCCTTTCTTTGTTTTGGACAGAAAATACGCTGTTTCTGGTGCGCAGCAGCCGGAAACATTCTTACGCGCTTTGGAAAAATCATTTTCCGAATGGGAGAAAACAAACCCGGAACCATTGGTTTCCCTGGCCGACGGCGCAAACTGCACGGTCGATGGTCAATGTGATTAA
- a CDS encoding NAD(P)H-dependent oxidoreductase: MNNLIEDLNWRYAAKRMNGQTIPQEKLDTILEVIKLSPSSVGLQPYNIVVISDQDTKDRIFKEAAPQQQIPEASHLLVFAAWEKITAQQITDYMNLIATTRGISVESLSKFQESVTGGILSRSEEVNFNWAARQAYIALGHALVAAATEHVDATPMEGFNNAKLDEILGLTEKGLKSVVIMTLGYRDSENDALSNAKKVRRSHEELFISL; the protein is encoded by the coding sequence ATGAATAACCTGATAGAAGATCTGAATTGGAGATATGCTGCAAAAAGAATGAACGGCCAGACAATTCCGCAAGAAAAACTGGATACAATCCTGGAAGTCATTAAGTTATCACCATCCTCGGTGGGACTGCAACCTTATAACATTGTTGTGATCAGCGATCAGGATACGAAAGATAGGATTTTCAAGGAAGCTGCTCCTCAGCAGCAGATTCCGGAGGCCTCACACTTGCTGGTTTTTGCTGCGTGGGAGAAAATCACGGCACAGCAAATCACCGATTACATGAACCTGATCGCTACGACCCGAGGCATTTCAGTTGAGTCGCTTTCAAAATTTCAAGAAAGTGTCACCGGTGGCATACTGAGTCGCTCTGAGGAAGTTAATTTCAACTGGGCGGCACGTCAGGCCTACATTGCGCTTGGACATGCATTGGTTGCGGCAGCAACGGAACACGTGGACGCGACTCCTATGGAAGGTTTTAACAATGCTAAACTGGATGAGATTCTTGGTCTGACCGAAAAAGGATTGAAAAGTGTTGTCATTATGACGTTGGGTTACCGAGATAGCGAAAACGACGCTTTGTCCAACGCAAAAAAGGTAAGAAGATCGCATGAAGAGCTTTTTATATCGCTTTGA
- a CDS encoding winged helix-turn-helix transcriptional regulator — protein METSEIETTTKKTAHTHEECTKSILPVRDALEVLSGKWKLQIIISLLFGNKRFSQIAKEIPGITDKMLSKELRDLEANCLVKRTVYDSIPVVVEYTLTEYGHTLKPVIEVLRKWGMAHRERIMVNPSTSHTTSET, from the coding sequence ATGGAAACATCAGAAATAGAGACTACAACGAAAAAGACAGCTCATACGCACGAAGAATGCACGAAAAGCATCCTGCCCGTGCGCGACGCCCTGGAAGTGTTAAGTGGAAAATGGAAGTTGCAGATCATCATTTCTCTGCTCTTCGGCAACAAACGCTTTTCCCAAATCGCCAAAGAGATCCCCGGGATCACGGATAAAATGTTATCAAAGGAATTACGTGATCTGGAAGCTAACTGCCTGGTAAAAAGGACAGTTTATGATTCAATCCCTGTGGTTGTGGAATATACATTAACTGAGTATGGGCATACGTTGAAGCCTGTAATTGAGGTGTTAAGAAAGTGGGGAATGGCACATAGGGAGCGGATTATGGTCAATCCATCCACTTCTCATACCACATCTGAAACATAA
- the asnB gene encoding asparagine synthase (glutamine-hydrolyzing) codes for MCGIAGFIDYKQGSSQEILIKITKELHHRGPDASGHQIFDSAGVQIGIGHQRLAIIDLSDSGIQPMQFGDLWIVFNGEIYNYQNIKKELLLLGHHFTGHSDTEVILHAFQQWGISCVDKFIGMFAFVVYDAKARTIHCVRDRAGIKPFFYYWHDGLFLFASELKAFHKHPQFKKEINFDAVAAFMQHGHVPTPHCIFNYAYKLRPGHYLKLDIDSRALDIFKYWEVYSAYNKPKLDISFEEAKTETEKILKSAFEYRMVSDVPVGVFLSGGYDSACLTAILQKDRNERLKTFTIGVPDIGLNESEYAKSVADHLGTEHHEYSCTQKEALELISELPYYYDEPFGDQSAIPTMFLCKMTSDQVTVALSADGGDEVFAGYTRYEYIMKYGNALNRIPGFARKGVSDIMNLISADYIPLMKNKYNFHDRYEKFKSLLKDPSAKNMMLSISRQFDEEQISALLNKNVNALETYYTSEGLSKNFYSPLAYMMAVDYQTFLLDDVLQKVDRASMAFSLESREPFIDHRIIEWAAQLPDNYKYSNGVKKYILKEIVYKHIPKELMDRPKMGFQIPTANWLSTDLKNQVLYYLSDDNIASQGIFRLPAVQKLREGFFSGKKEYAHKIWYLLMFQMWYEKWMD; via the coding sequence ATGTGCGGTATTGCAGGATTTATAGACTACAAACAAGGATCATCACAAGAAATTCTAATAAAAATAACCAAAGAACTACATCATCGAGGACCCGACGCATCCGGGCATCAAATATTCGATTCTGCTGGTGTACAAATAGGAATAGGCCACCAGCGGCTGGCTATCATTGATTTATCAGATTCCGGAATACAACCAATGCAATTTGGCGACCTTTGGATTGTATTTAATGGCGAAATTTATAATTATCAAAATATTAAAAAAGAGCTGCTCTTACTTGGGCATCATTTTACAGGCCATTCCGATACCGAGGTTATTTTACACGCATTCCAGCAATGGGGAATTTCATGTGTAGACAAGTTTATTGGAATGTTCGCTTTCGTAGTTTACGATGCAAAAGCTCGTACAATACACTGCGTTAGAGACAGGGCGGGAATTAAACCTTTCTTCTACTATTGGCACGACGGCCTGTTTTTGTTTGCTTCCGAATTAAAGGCCTTTCATAAGCACCCACAGTTTAAAAAGGAAATTAACTTTGATGCAGTTGCCGCATTCATGCAGCATGGCCATGTGCCAACACCTCATTGTATTTTTAACTACGCCTATAAGTTACGGCCGGGACATTATCTTAAACTGGACATTGATTCCAGAGCGCTCGATATTTTCAAATACTGGGAAGTTTATAGCGCTTATAATAAACCGAAACTGGATATTTCATTTGAAGAAGCAAAGACAGAAACAGAGAAAATCTTAAAATCCGCATTTGAATACAGGATGGTGTCTGACGTTCCTGTCGGTGTATTTCTTAGCGGCGGATATGATAGTGCTTGTCTCACGGCTATCTTACAGAAGGATCGCAATGAGAGACTCAAAACGTTTACCATAGGCGTTCCGGATATTGGCCTGAACGAGTCGGAATATGCAAAAAGTGTGGCCGATCACCTTGGTACAGAGCATCATGAATATAGCTGCACGCAAAAAGAAGCCCTAGAACTAATTTCAGAATTACCTTATTACTATGATGAGCCGTTTGGCGATCAAAGCGCCATTCCAACCATGTTTTTATGCAAAATGACGTCCGATCAGGTGACAGTGGCTTTAAGTGCGGATGGCGGAGATGAGGTTTTTGCCGGTTACACGCGGTATGAGTATATTATGAAATATGGCAATGCACTTAATCGAATTCCAGGTTTCGCCAGAAAGGGTGTTTCCGATATCATGAATTTGATTTCTGCAGACTACATCCCTTTAATGAAAAATAAGTACAATTTTCATGACAGGTACGAAAAATTCAAGTCCCTGCTGAAAGACCCATCTGCCAAAAATATGATGCTCAGCATTAGCCGGCAATTTGATGAGGAACAAATCAGTGCATTACTGAATAAAAATGTGAATGCGCTTGAAACCTATTACACCAGTGAGGGGCTTTCCAAAAATTTTTATTCTCCACTGGCTTATATGATGGCCGTAGACTATCAGACTTTTTTGTTGGATGATGTTTTACAAAAAGTAGATAGGGCGTCTATGGCATTTAGTCTTGAAAGCAGGGAACCGTTTATTGATCATCGTATCATTGAGTGGGCTGCTCAATTGCCCGATAACTATAAGTATAGTAATGGAGTAAAAAAATACATTTTAAAGGAAATCGTTTACAAACATATTCCGAAAGAACTAATGGACCGCCCTAAAATGGGATTCCAAATACCTACTGCAAATTGGCTGTCGACCGACTTAAAAAACCAAGTACTATATTATTTAAGTGACGATAATATAGCCAGTCAGGGAATTTTTCGTCTTCCTGCTGTACAAAAACTAAGAGAAGGATTTTTCTCCGGAAAAAAGGAGTATGCACACAAAATATGGTATTTGCTTATGTTTCAGATGTGGTATGAGAAGTGGATGGATTGA
- a CDS encoding winged helix-turn-helix transcriptional regulator has product MPVRDALEVLSGKWKLQIIISLLFGNKRFSQIAKEIPGITDKMLSKELRDLEANCLVKRTVYDSIPVVVEYTLTEYGHTLKPVIEVLRTWGLAHRNRIMSL; this is encoded by the coding sequence TTGCCCGTCCGCGACGCCTTGGAAGTGTTAAGTGGCAAATGGAAGTTGCAGATCATCATTTCCCTGCTCTTCGGCAACAAACGCTTTTCCCAAATCGCCAAAGAGATCCCCGGGATTACCGATAAAATGTTATCAAAGGAATTACGTGACCTGGAAGCTAACTGCCTGGTAAAAAGGACAGTTTATGATTCAATCCCGGTGGTTGTGGAATATACATTAACCGAGTACGGGCATACGTTGAAGCCGGTAATTGAAGTGCTGCGAACTTGGGGATTGGCGCATCGGAATCGCATTATGAGTTTGTAA
- a CDS encoding DUF6973 domain-containing protein: protein MKFTLPKAACFLSFINSFMMLLAATMLFTGCEHDSRVQQEIGPEKQAEMKEVTYKNLSAQMHVAYPEALLEFSPGDLEHIALNENLISAANLRTVKGNTFDEIVEGVRKNYPDFDNATPEEYKPYFPKLSTEQIIENQDVVFQYDEKLMGYEVAISVAASRSGGTMPNLRIAYQSNSCEEWYYAGHLRLDKDGMKKAMDLAYAKAGYGTNDRSDANRHAVWNVYLGKYAAYRYGSVNEAMAVVLGLTNAHECDTPQNQQLSKDMDLFNNLVGLQYFTQIAQKYKKNIFDYNVKVTKTDEEIFGYINSLSARIVASSAEINNGSPLNILVKLL from the coding sequence ATGAAATTTACATTACCCAAAGCAGCTTGCTTTTTATCTTTCATCAATTCATTTATGATGTTGTTAGCAGCAACAATGCTATTTACAGGATGCGAACATGACAGTCGCGTTCAACAAGAAATTGGGCCTGAAAAGCAAGCAGAAATGAAAGAAGTGACATACAAGAATTTGAGTGCACAAATGCACGTTGCATATCCGGAAGCCCTTTTGGAGTTCAGTCCAGGTGATTTGGAGCACATCGCCCTGAATGAAAATCTGATTAGTGCTGCTAACTTACGAACCGTCAAGGGAAATACATTCGACGAAATTGTTGAAGGCGTGCGAAAAAATTATCCCGATTTCGATAACGCAACTCCGGAAGAATACAAACCTTATTTTCCAAAATTATCAACCGAACAAATCATTGAGAATCAAGACGTAGTCTTTCAATATGATGAGAAATTAATGGGCTATGAAGTTGCGATCTCTGTGGCTGCTTCTCGAAGTGGTGGAACTATGCCTAATCTTAGAATTGCATACCAATCAAATTCGTGTGAGGAATGGTACTATGCTGGGCATTTAAGGTTAGACAAGGATGGAATGAAGAAGGCTATGGATTTGGCATATGCTAAAGCTGGTTACGGCACAAACGATAGATCCGACGCGAATAGACATGCGGTCTGGAATGTGTACTTAGGTAAGTATGCGGCTTATAGGTATGGCTCCGTTAACGAGGCAATGGCAGTGGTGCTTGGACTTACAAATGCACACGAATGTGACACACCGCAAAATCAACAGTTAAGCAAAGACATGGATCTTTTTAATAATCTTGTCGGTCTACAATACTTCACTCAGATTGCTCAAAAGTACAAGAAAAATATTTTTGACTACAATGTGAAAGTTACGAAAACAGATGAAGAGATATTCGGTTATATAAATTCATTGAGTGCTCGTATTGTCGCGAGCTCTGCTGAAATTAACAATGGATCGCCACTAAATATTCTGGTAAAGCTATTATGA
- the fbaA gene encoding class II fructose-bisphosphate aldolase: MSETTKRFAPGVVTGDGVSEIFRHANQNNYALPAVNVVGTNSVNAVLETAKAVNSPVIIQFSNGGAIFYAGKSLSNTNQQAAIAGGISGAMHVHQMAALYGIPVILHTDHCAKKLLPWIDGLLDAGERHFDQHGIPLYSSHMLDLSEEPIEENIEISAKYFERMAKIGMTLEIELGVTGGEEDGVDNSDVDSSKLYTQPEEVAYAYEELSKISPNFTIAAAFGNVHGVYKPGNVKLEPKILRNSQQFIQEKFGTAELPVNFVFHGGSGSSREEIREAIEYGAIKMNIDTDMQWSTWEGLLKYYKENEGFLQTQLGNPNGPDSPNKKYYDPRVWLRKGEESMIQRLKVAFEDLNCINQLG, translated from the coding sequence ATGAGCGAAACCACAAAACGCTTTGCGCCCGGTGTTGTAACCGGTGACGGAGTTAGCGAAATTTTCCGCCACGCCAACCAAAATAACTATGCCCTCCCGGCGGTTAACGTGGTAGGAACCAACTCAGTAAATGCAGTTCTGGAAACTGCCAAAGCGGTTAACAGCCCCGTTATCATTCAATTTTCAAATGGCGGTGCAATATTTTATGCTGGAAAAAGTCTTTCCAACACCAATCAGCAGGCTGCGATCGCAGGTGGAATTTCCGGTGCAATGCACGTGCACCAGATGGCAGCACTTTACGGCATTCCCGTAATTTTGCACACCGACCACTGCGCCAAGAAATTGCTTCCATGGATCGACGGTCTTCTGGATGCAGGCGAACGTCATTTTGACCAACACGGCATTCCATTGTACAGCTCACACATGCTGGACCTTTCGGAAGAACCGATTGAAGAGAACATTGAAATTTCAGCAAAATACTTCGAGCGCATGGCCAAAATCGGCATGACACTTGAAATTGAACTGGGTGTAACAGGTGGCGAAGAAGACGGCGTTGATAATAGCGACGTTGACAGCTCGAAATTGTATACGCAGCCTGAAGAAGTGGCTTATGCTTATGAAGAGCTTTCCAAAATCTCTCCAAATTTCACTATTGCAGCGGCATTTGGAAATGTTCATGGCGTTTACAAGCCAGGAAACGTGAAATTGGAGCCGAAAATCCTTCGCAACTCTCAGCAATTCATCCAGGAGAAATTCGGCACGGCTGAGTTGCCTGTTAACTTCGTATTCCACGGAGGATCAGGTTCTTCACGCGAAGAAATCCGCGAAGCCATCGAATATGGTGCGATCAAAATGAACATTGACACTGATATGCAATGGTCAACCTGGGAAGGTCTTCTGAAATATTACAAAGAAAACGAAGGCTTCCTGCAAACGCAATTGGGTAACCCAAATGGCCCCGATTCGCCAAACAAAAAATACTACGACCCCCGCGTATGGCTTCGCAAAGGCGAAGAAAGCATGATCCAACGTCTGAAAGTAGCGTTTGAAGATTTGAATTGCATTAATCAGCTGGGGTAA